A genomic segment from Pyxidicoccus trucidator encodes:
- a CDS encoding family 43 glycosylhydrolase: protein MKPVRMLVPLSLLCAALAGCGDGHSPGSEPVPEEVSQPQELAGVCDGVTCGGHGVCRDNAGSALCVCDEGFTGPACATRGADYGARTLLMQWLADPDVYKEHDDLFFLTGTGNGVLLPLYESTDLRSFHFKRDYNPSAADPVYDYCFLWAPDLGKYNGAYQLYFSAHRVPNGAACPPAGQEVTTFVATAPDLNFNFSAPQPINANTTWPRTSTGTACLPQGCNRNIRIDSATYNDTSGRWFFYVWFDRGNNISSFNTAAPGTVYNHAGPAIFATPAHEEGINEAPEVFKRNGQYYLLLSGGWYNSQYAMYYVMGDSIPQLTRARAVRRLSQPLRNSAGRLVQSHGHNVIVERRGEYFNIFHVGAFDAAGNLTSRSTYKQRVAFKPDGSMHSLNQVNLRWNKLTGYSYSLDVVLRDGTVVGPCLAVGVLGQSNKTVFDGVCRSAGDRVVTKGDIAAFRIFYSNNGVWGAFVERAYDGISDDVTLDLPGGYTPFVDLSWSEEETAAQYSIDVQRRDNGAWIGPCIGVNSVNKSLSWTYLGRCDTPGINVPYSNIQAFRICSAVNGNWAQARCGATAYDGRSLHSQIVIP, encoded by the coding sequence ATGAAACCTGTCCGCATGCTCGTGCCGCTATCCCTTCTCTGCGCGGCCCTCGCTGGCTGCGGGGACGGGCACTCGCCTGGCTCCGAGCCCGTTCCAGAGGAGGTCTCGCAGCCCCAGGAGCTCGCCGGGGTCTGCGATGGCGTCACGTGCGGTGGCCATGGCGTCTGCAGGGACAACGCAGGCAGCGCTCTATGTGTCTGTGATGAGGGCTTCACGGGGCCAGCCTGCGCCACGCGCGGTGCCGACTACGGCGCGCGCACGCTGCTCATGCAGTGGCTGGCCGACCCTGACGTCTACAAGGAGCACGACGACCTGTTCTTCCTCACCGGCACCGGCAACGGGGTGCTGCTGCCCCTCTACGAGTCGACCGACCTGCGGAGCTTCCACTTCAAGCGCGACTACAACCCGTCGGCGGCCGACCCCGTCTACGACTACTGCTTCCTCTGGGCGCCGGACCTCGGCAAGTACAACGGCGCCTACCAGCTCTACTTCTCGGCCCACCGGGTGCCCAACGGCGCGGCGTGCCCGCCGGCTGGCCAGGAGGTGACGACCTTCGTCGCCACGGCGCCGGATTTGAACTTCAACTTCAGCGCGCCCCAGCCCATCAACGCCAACACCACGTGGCCGCGCACCTCCACCGGCACGGCGTGCCTGCCGCAGGGCTGCAACCGGAACATCCGCATCGACTCGGCCACGTACAACGACACGTCCGGCCGCTGGTTCTTCTATGTCTGGTTCGACCGGGGCAACAACATCTCCTCCTTCAACACCGCGGCCCCCGGCACCGTCTACAACCACGCGGGCCCCGCAATCTTCGCGACGCCGGCCCACGAGGAGGGCATCAACGAGGCCCCCGAGGTCTTCAAGCGCAACGGGCAGTACTACCTGCTCCTCAGCGGCGGTTGGTACAACAGCCAGTACGCCATGTACTACGTGATGGGGGACTCCATCCCCCAGCTCACGCGGGCGCGGGCGGTGCGGCGGCTCTCGCAGCCCCTGCGTAACTCGGCGGGCCGGCTGGTGCAGAGCCACGGCCACAACGTCATCGTCGAGCGCCGGGGTGAGTACTTCAACATCTTCCACGTCGGAGCCTTCGACGCCGCGGGCAACCTCACCTCGCGCAGCACGTACAAGCAGCGCGTCGCCTTCAAGCCGGACGGGTCGATGCACTCGCTCAACCAGGTGAACCTCCGCTGGAACAAGCTCACCGGCTACAGCTACTCGCTCGACGTCGTGCTCCGCGACGGAACAGTGGTTGGCCCGTGCCTCGCGGTGGGCGTGCTCGGCCAGTCCAACAAGACAGTGTTCGACGGCGTGTGCCGCAGCGCGGGGGACCGCGTGGTGACGAAGGGCGACATCGCCGCCTTCCGCATCTTCTATTCGAACAATGGTGTCTGGGGCGCCTTCGTCGAGCGGGCCTATGACGGCATCTCCGACGACGTCACCCTGGACCTGCCGGGCGGCTACACGCCCTTCGTGGACCTGAGCTGGAGCGAGGAGGAGACCGCCGCCCAGTACTCCATCGACGTGCAGCGGCGGGACAATGGCGCGTGGATTGGCCCCTGCATCGGCGTCAACTCCGTGAACAAGAGCCTCTCGTGGACCTACCTGGGGCGCTGCGACACGCCGGGCATCAACGTGCCGTACTCCAACATCCAGGCGTTCCGCATCTGCTCGGCCGTGAATGGAAACTGGGCCCAGGCCCGCTGCGGCGCCACGGCCTACGACGGGCGGAGCCTGCACTCGCAGATTGTCATTCCCTGA
- a CDS encoding GNAT family N-acetyltransferase, with the protein MIREEELTQGPRAAQWLEVGAVGNPSTLAGMRAEWDALLDASDAGPFNAWEWLYPWCRRIATNRRPLVLTARDRTGALVGLLPLSVEYRGVTGVPVRRLSFLGETHVGSDYLDVVAKRGHERDVAHAFARMLYALRDEWDVLDLTDLREGSPTVDVLREVFSGGDVRVAARYVCPYDTLDAKEPFDAFLKRTGRRDNFLRRRKWLEKQEGYRIERTEAPGELAGPLTDFFRLHSARWAADGGSQGIKGTGVEAFHRDATQFLAERGRLRMYTMKVGGRAVASVYGILHRDSFVYFQSGYDPEWRNRSVGLVLVGETFRDALASGLTEYDFLRGTETYKSDWVTKQRHTVSVRVHGDAWAGRWFTRSEELARELRNGAKAVMPDTLVEKVRRFRRRQAAVE; encoded by the coding sequence GTGATTCGCGAGGAAGAGCTGACGCAGGGGCCGCGTGCGGCGCAGTGGCTGGAGGTGGGGGCCGTGGGCAACCCCTCCACGCTGGCGGGCATGCGGGCGGAGTGGGACGCACTGCTCGACGCGAGCGACGCGGGCCCCTTCAACGCCTGGGAGTGGCTCTACCCCTGGTGCCGGCGCATCGCCACGAACCGGCGTCCGCTGGTGCTCACCGCGCGGGACAGGACGGGCGCGCTGGTGGGGTTGCTGCCGCTCTCCGTGGAGTACCGGGGCGTGACGGGCGTGCCGGTGCGGCGCCTGAGCTTCCTGGGCGAGACGCACGTGGGCAGCGACTACCTGGACGTGGTGGCGAAGCGCGGCCACGAGCGGGACGTGGCCCACGCCTTCGCGCGGATGCTGTACGCGCTGCGCGACGAGTGGGACGTGCTGGACCTCACGGACCTGCGTGAGGGCTCGCCCACGGTGGACGTGCTGCGCGAGGTGTTCTCCGGTGGAGACGTCCGCGTGGCGGCGCGCTACGTGTGCCCGTACGACACGTTGGACGCGAAGGAGCCGTTCGACGCGTTCCTCAAGCGCACGGGCCGGCGCGACAACTTCCTGCGGCGGCGCAAGTGGCTGGAGAAGCAGGAGGGCTACCGGATTGAGCGCACGGAGGCGCCGGGCGAGCTGGCCGGGCCGCTGACGGACTTCTTCCGGCTGCACTCGGCGCGGTGGGCCGCGGACGGCGGCTCGCAGGGAATCAAGGGCACGGGCGTGGAGGCGTTCCACCGGGATGCCACGCAGTTCCTGGCCGAGCGGGGCCGGCTGCGCATGTACACGATGAAGGTGGGCGGCCGGGCCGTGGCGTCGGTGTACGGCATTCTCCACCGCGACAGCTTCGTGTACTTCCAGTCCGGGTATGACCCGGAGTGGCGCAACCGCAGCGTGGGCCTGGTGCTGGTGGGCGAGACGTTCCGCGACGCGCTGGCGTCCGGTCTCACCGAGTACGACTTCCTCCGGGGCACGGAGACGTACAAGTCCGACTGGGTGACGAAGCAGCGGCACACGGTGTCCGTGCGCGTGCACGGTGACGCCTGGGCCGGGCGCTGGTTCACCCGCTCCGAGGAGCTGGCGCGAGAGCTGCGCAACGGCGCCAAGGCGGTGATGCCCGACACCCTGGTGGAGAAGGTGCGGCGCTTCCGCCGCCGCCAGGCCGCGGTGGAGTGA
- a CDS encoding DegT/DnrJ/EryC1/StrS family aminotransferase: MKPSGKLFVPSLPTLWPHMLMSRPKPGALPPFSSPNVRYFYFARNAIWLTVKMLGLDAGEVLMPAYHHGVEVEALVDAGATPRFYRVGSRWDVDLEDVARRIGPKTKALYLTHYAGFPGPVQEMRKLADQHGLILIEDCALSLLSSDGAVPLGTTGDVGIFCLYKTLPVPNGGALVVNGPRQYSLPEPPAPPSASTFSHTVSALLQNLELRGGAFGRTLRSTVRALGHGTVKAASIERVATGTQHFDRKHVDLGMSPLTKRIALAQDLESIVEQRRRNYFFLLGRLRDVSPPLFNQLPPGACPLFYPMVVQDKAEVLARLRAQGIDAIDFWKRFHPACDASAFPEVAQLRRSIVEIPCHQDLSPEVMADVAAAVREALKSDRRTKKRAG; this comes from the coding sequence ATGAAGCCCTCAGGGAAGCTGTTCGTCCCCTCCCTGCCGACGCTCTGGCCGCACATGTTGATGTCGCGGCCGAAGCCGGGGGCGCTGCCCCCGTTCTCCTCGCCCAACGTCCGCTACTTCTACTTTGCCCGCAACGCCATCTGGCTCACGGTGAAGATGCTGGGGCTGGACGCGGGCGAGGTGCTGATGCCCGCCTACCACCACGGCGTGGAGGTGGAGGCACTGGTGGACGCCGGCGCCACGCCGCGCTTCTACCGCGTGGGCAGCCGCTGGGACGTGGACCTGGAGGACGTGGCCCGCCGCATCGGCCCGAAGACGAAGGCCCTGTACCTCACGCACTACGCGGGCTTCCCGGGCCCCGTGCAGGAGATGCGCAAGCTGGCGGACCAGCATGGCCTCATCCTCATCGAGGACTGTGCGCTGTCGCTCCTCTCGTCGGACGGCGCGGTGCCGCTGGGCACCACCGGCGACGTGGGCATCTTCTGCCTCTACAAGACGCTGCCGGTGCCCAATGGTGGCGCGCTCGTCGTCAATGGCCCGCGCCAGTACAGCCTGCCGGAGCCTCCGGCGCCGCCGTCCGCGTCCACCTTCAGCCACACGGTGTCCGCGCTCTTGCAGAACCTGGAGCTGCGGGGCGGGGCCTTCGGCCGCACGCTGCGCAGCACGGTGCGCGCGCTGGGACACGGCACGGTGAAGGCGGCCAGCATTGAACGCGTCGCCACGGGCACGCAGCACTTCGACCGCAAGCACGTGGACCTGGGCATGAGCCCGCTGACGAAGCGGATCGCCCTGGCGCAGGATTTGGAATCCATCGTCGAGCAGCGCCGCCGCAACTACTTCTTCCTGCTGGGCCGGCTGCGCGACGTGTCGCCGCCGCTGTTCAACCAGCTGCCGCCGGGGGCCTGCCCGCTGTTCTACCCGATGGTGGTGCAGGACAAGGCGGAGGTGCTGGCGCGACTGCGGGCGCAGGGCATCGACGCCATCGACTTCTGGAAGCGCTTCCACCCGGCGTGTGACGCGTCGGCGTTCCCCGAGGTGGCGCAATTGCGGCGGTCGATTGTGGAGATTCCGTGCCACCAGGACTTGTCGCCGGAAGTCATGGCGGACGTGGCGGCGGCGGTGCGCGAGGCACTGAAGTCGGACCGTCGGACGAAGAAGCGCGCGGGTTGA
- a CDS encoding GNAT family N-acetyltransferase, whose amino-acid sequence MEARHLIARPSVVEVTDRAAFMTLEAEWNALVEATSNELFYRHEFLRIWLDNFAPGARPRVLTLRDAQGQLTAALPLWEERTSLYGVPARQLSAMANAHSCRFDLLAREPDVAAEAFLAHLRSVGGWDVLRLTDVPDGGAAWRLHALAREAGMPVGEWESLQSPYIPLPSTRDAYQGKLQSKFKANCRRRRRKLEERGRVTFERVDGGLDLEGTLEQGFLLEQSGWKGERGTAMAQDARTRGFYTELARDAAYRKRLALYFLRVDGKPVAFHYGLEYGGRYFLLKPGYDESLRECSPGQLLVEEVVGSCIDRGLGEFDFLGPDMVWKRDWTDQVRRHTWLYVFNDSAFGRALCAAKFRWGPAMKEVVARWKR is encoded by the coding sequence ATGGAAGCTAGACACCTCATCGCCCGGCCGTCCGTCGTGGAAGTCACCGACCGGGCGGCCTTCATGACCCTGGAAGCGGAGTGGAACGCGCTCGTGGAGGCCACCTCCAACGAGCTGTTCTACCGGCACGAGTTCCTCCGCATCTGGCTGGACAACTTCGCGCCCGGTGCGCGCCCGCGCGTGCTGACGCTGCGGGACGCGCAGGGCCAGCTGACGGCGGCGCTGCCGCTGTGGGAGGAGCGCACCTCGCTGTACGGCGTGCCGGCGCGGCAGCTGTCCGCGATGGCCAACGCGCACTCGTGCCGTTTCGACCTGCTGGCCCGCGAGCCGGACGTGGCCGCGGAGGCCTTCCTCGCGCACCTGCGCTCGGTGGGCGGGTGGGACGTGCTGCGGCTGACGGACGTGCCGGACGGCGGGGCGGCCTGGCGGCTCCACGCGCTGGCACGCGAGGCGGGAATGCCGGTGGGGGAGTGGGAGTCGCTCCAGTCGCCCTACATCCCCCTGCCGTCCACCCGGGACGCGTACCAGGGGAAGCTCCAGTCCAAGTTCAAGGCCAACTGCCGGCGGCGGCGGCGCAAGCTGGAGGAGAGGGGCCGCGTCACCTTCGAGCGGGTGGACGGCGGGCTCGACCTGGAGGGCACGCTGGAGCAGGGCTTCCTCCTCGAACAGAGCGGCTGGAAGGGCGAGCGCGGCACGGCCATGGCGCAGGACGCGCGCACGCGCGGCTTCTACACGGAGCTGGCGCGGGATGCGGCCTACCGCAAGCGCCTGGCGCTGTACTTCCTGCGCGTGGACGGCAAGCCGGTGGCCTTCCACTACGGCCTGGAATACGGCGGGCGCTACTTCCTGCTGAAGCCCGGCTACGACGAGAGCCTGCGTGAGTGCAGCCCTGGGCAGCTCCTCGTGGAGGAGGTCGTCGGAAGCTGCATCGACCGCGGCCTGGGCGAGTTCGACTTCCTGGGGCCGGACATGGTGTGGAAGCGCGACTGGACGGACCAGGTCCGGCGCCACACCTGGCTCTACGTATTCAATGACTCCGCCTTCGGCCGGGCGCTCTGCGCGGCCAAGTTCCGGTGGGGACCCGCGATGAAAGAGGTGGTGGCGAGATGGAAGCGATGA
- a CDS encoding gluconeogenesis factor YvcK family protein, with protein MVGMDMEAPLPEGWEDTRRRLEQERERNELLQPHVERPTRIVAIGGGTGLPMVLRGLARRALPKAGDPGVDITAVVAMSDDGGSSGRLRRLHGALPPGDIRNCLVALAGGKNALKDVFQFRFGGARGLAGHAVGNLLISALAELKGDFLEAVRMSGELLGARGQVLPSTLSSVQLVAQMHDDTEVVGERNICRAHGRVRRVSLSPRSPPPVDGLLEAIYTADLIAIGPGSLYSSLLPNLLVDGVAQALKETRALKVMVSNLMTQPGETDGMTCLDHVQAVIDHVGPVLDAVLVNGAPPSDESMKRYARRGSFVVPVDRRDLIAAGVVPVQADLLKEGSRIRHDSRKVASCLLKMARSGL; from the coding sequence GGAGCGGCCGACCCGCATCGTCGCCATCGGCGGCGGGACGGGGCTGCCCATGGTGCTCCGCGGCCTGGCCCGGCGGGCGCTGCCGAAGGCCGGCGACCCGGGGGTGGACATCACCGCGGTGGTGGCCATGAGCGACGACGGGGGCAGCTCCGGCCGCCTCCGCCGCCTGCACGGGGCGCTGCCGCCGGGGGACATCCGCAACTGCCTCGTGGCGCTCGCGGGTGGCAAGAATGCGCTGAAGGACGTCTTCCAGTTCCGCTTCGGCGGGGCGCGCGGCCTGGCGGGGCACGCGGTGGGCAACCTGCTCATCTCCGCGCTCGCCGAGCTGAAGGGGGACTTCCTCGAGGCGGTGCGCATGTCCGGCGAGCTGCTGGGCGCGCGGGGGCAGGTGCTGCCCTCCACGCTGTCCTCGGTGCAGCTGGTGGCGCAGATGCATGACGACACGGAAGTCGTGGGCGAGCGCAACATCTGCCGCGCCCACGGCCGGGTGCGCCGGGTGTCGCTCAGCCCCCGCTCTCCGCCGCCGGTGGACGGGCTGCTGGAGGCCATCTACACCGCGGACCTCATCGCCATTGGCCCCGGCTCGCTCTACTCGAGCCTGCTGCCCAACCTGCTGGTGGACGGCGTGGCCCAGGCGCTGAAGGAGACGCGGGCGCTGAAGGTCATGGTGTCCAACCTCATGACGCAGCCGGGTGAGACGGACGGCATGACGTGCCTGGACCACGTGCAGGCGGTCATCGACCATGTGGGCCCCGTGCTGGACGCGGTGCTCGTCAATGGCGCCCCGCCCTCGGACGAGTCCATGAAGCGCTACGCCCGGCGTGGCTCCTTCGTCGTCCCGGTGGACCGCCGGGACTTGATTGCCGCGGGCGTGGTGCCGGTCCAGGCCGACCTCCTCAAGGAGGGGTCGAGGATCCGACATGACAGCCGCAAGGTTGCCTCCTGCCTGCTGAAGATGGCTCGCAGCGGCTTGTAG